One Nocardioidaceae bacterium SCSIO 66511 genomic window carries:
- a CDS encoding elongation factor G-like protein EF-G2 → MSDKSASDDGRADPGDFGPDRIRNVVLIGPSSSGKTTLVETLLAANGTIPRAGTVADGTTVCDFDEAEQAHHRSMSLSVAPLVHRGTKVNLIDTPGYADFVGELRAGLRAADCALFVVAANEGIDHATTALWRECADVGMPRVVAITKLDHASADYDGVLSQAQAAFGEKVLPVFIPVSEAGELIGLVGLLSATFYDHRGADLRNVMIEDSPTAAKRTAETELRGELIEGVIEESEDESLMDRYVGGEDISEEVLIADLERAVARGSFYPVVATAASGVGAQELLDLLVRAFPSPASHPTPELFTPVGVATAPLPCDPDGPLVAEVVKTTSDPYVGRVSLVRVFSGTLDGDETVHVSGHFTSFFGAGSGHLEHDEDERVGSLAYPFGKQQQAAKHVVAGDVALIGRLTRAETGDTLSHPDLPRLLRPWAMPTPLLPIALEAASKSDDDKLPEALSRLAAEDPSLRIENNPETRQLVLWAMGESHADEALNRLRTRFGVNVEQITLRVPLRETVASSASGLGRHVKQSGGHGQYAICEIDVEPLPEGSGFEFVEKVVGGAVPRQFIPSVEKGVRAQLGRGVRSGHPLVDVRVTLTGGKAHSVDSSDSAFQTAGGFALRAAAERAGVSILEPYDEIAVSIPDELIGAVMSDLSARRGRLLGTDKDDEAGTVVRAHVPATELVRYAIDLRSATHGTGTFTRSLDHYEPMPPELAAAYL, encoded by the coding sequence ATGAGCGACAAGAGCGCCTCCGACGACGGCAGGGCCGACCCAGGCGACTTCGGGCCTGACAGGATTCGCAACGTCGTCCTGATCGGGCCCAGCTCCTCCGGTAAGACAACTCTGGTGGAGACGTTGCTCGCAGCGAACGGCACGATCCCCCGCGCCGGTACCGTCGCCGACGGCACCACGGTGTGCGATTTCGACGAGGCCGAGCAGGCACACCACCGGTCGATGTCGTTGTCGGTCGCGCCGCTGGTGCACCGGGGTACGAAGGTCAATCTGATCGACACACCCGGGTACGCGGACTTCGTCGGCGAGCTGCGTGCCGGCCTCCGCGCCGCCGACTGTGCGCTGTTCGTCGTTGCGGCCAATGAGGGCATCGACCATGCGACGACCGCGCTCTGGCGGGAGTGTGCCGACGTCGGGATGCCGCGCGTGGTCGCGATCACCAAGCTCGACCACGCCAGTGCCGACTACGACGGCGTCCTCTCCCAGGCACAAGCCGCATTCGGCGAGAAGGTGCTGCCGGTGTTCATACCCGTCTCGGAGGCCGGTGAGCTCATCGGGCTGGTCGGCTTGCTGAGCGCGACGTTCTACGACCACCGCGGCGCAGACCTGCGCAACGTGATGATCGAGGACTCCCCTACCGCAGCGAAACGTACGGCCGAGACCGAGCTTCGAGGTGAGCTGATCGAAGGGGTGATCGAGGAGTCCGAGGACGAGTCCCTGATGGACCGCTACGTCGGCGGGGAGGACATCTCCGAGGAAGTGCTGATCGCCGATCTCGAGCGCGCTGTTGCCCGCGGCTCGTTCTACCCGGTCGTTGCAACGGCCGCGTCCGGGGTCGGTGCACAAGAGTTGCTGGACCTCCTCGTACGCGCATTTCCGTCACCGGCGAGCCACCCGACACCCGAGTTGTTCACTCCCGTCGGAGTCGCGACCGCACCGTTGCCGTGTGATCCCGACGGGCCCCTGGTGGCCGAGGTAGTCAAGACGACGAGCGATCCGTACGTCGGCCGGGTCAGCCTCGTCCGGGTCTTCTCGGGCACGCTCGACGGCGACGAGACCGTACACGTCTCGGGTCACTTCACCTCCTTCTTCGGAGCCGGTTCCGGGCATCTGGAACATGACGAGGACGAGCGGGTCGGATCGCTTGCGTACCCGTTCGGCAAGCAACAGCAGGCGGCCAAACACGTCGTCGCTGGTGACGTCGCACTGATCGGCCGACTCACTCGCGCCGAGACCGGCGACACGCTCTCGCACCCGGATCTGCCGCGGCTGCTCCGGCCGTGGGCCATGCCGACTCCGTTGCTGCCGATCGCGCTCGAGGCGGCATCGAAGTCCGACGACGACAAGCTGCCCGAGGCGCTGAGCCGGCTGGCCGCGGAGGACCCCTCGCTGCGGATCGAGAACAACCCCGAGACCCGTCAGCTCGTGCTCTGGGCGATGGGTGAGTCACATGCCGACGAGGCACTGAACCGGCTACGCACCAGGTTCGGCGTCAATGTCGAGCAGATCACGCTGCGAGTGCCGCTGCGAGAGACGGTCGCCTCCTCGGCCAGCGGGCTCGGCCGGCACGTCAAGCAGTCCGGTGGCCACGGCCAGTACGCGATCTGCGAGATAGACGTCGAGCCGCTGCCCGAAGGGAGCGGTTTCGAGTTCGTCGAGAAGGTCGTCGGCGGCGCCGTACCCCGTCAGTTCATCCCCAGCGTGGAGAAGGGCGTTCGCGCCCAGCTCGGTAGAGGCGTACGCAGCGGTCACCCGCTGGTCGACGTACGGGTGACGCTGACCGGCGGTAAGGCGCACAGCGTCGACTCCTCCGATTCCGCCTTCCAGACCGCTGGCGGCTTCGCGCTGCGAGCTGCGGCAGAGCGCGCGGGTGTGTCGATCCTGGAACCTTACGACGAGATCGCCGTGAGCATCCCCGACGAGCTCATCGGTGCGGTGATGAGCGATCTGTCCGCGCGACGCGGAAGGCTGCTCGGCACCGACAAGGACGACGAAGCAGGCACGGTCGTCCGCGCACACGTACCCGCCACCGAGCTGGTGCGCTACGCGATCGACCTCCGATCGGCCACCCACGGCACGGGTACGTTCACCCGTTCGCTCGACCACTACGAGCCGATGCCACCAGAACTCGCCGCGGCCTACCTCTGA
- a CDS encoding VOC family protein produces MSCFLSHTTIDCRDAYQLSEWWKPVLDYTDIEGDPNLPGHEECMIVDPDSGHKLLFIEVPDTELPAKRIHLDLRPRTRDQDDEVAWLLEYGATELADLRGKYGPGTGWVTMADPEGNQFCVLRSPQQLAEAQDQQD; encoded by the coding sequence ATGAGTTGCTTCTTATCGCATACGACCATCGACTGCCGTGATGCCTACCAGCTCTCCGAGTGGTGGAAGCCGGTGCTGGACTACACCGACATCGAAGGCGACCCCAACCTCCCGGGTCACGAAGAGTGCATGATCGTCGACCCGGACTCGGGTCACAAGCTGCTCTTCATCGAGGTGCCCGACACCGAGCTTCCGGCCAAGCGGATCCACCTCGACCTCCGGCCGCGTACGCGCGACCAGGACGACGAGGTGGCATGGCTGTTGGAGTACGGCGCTACCGAGCTGGCCGACCTTCGTGGCAAGTACGGCCCCGGCACCGGCTGGGTGACGATGGCCGACCCCGAGGGCAACCAGTTCTGCGTACTTCGGTCGCCGCAGCAGCTGGCCGAGGCGCAG
- a CDS encoding family 10 glycosylhydrolase, giving the protein MTRPVVRTLAAVAGIALTTTLIGSPPSSAAQSTATEPPEQFRGYWVDGFNEGIYDADEVTELVDAAQDVGANALIVQVGRRFDCFCNNSLYPRSDEKGLDPEPYDPLAEVIAQGHEAGLEVHAWVNATTLWNEADPPESSDHAFNKHGLDAHGRDRWLNKRVDGEELVGDNSYMDPANPDAVDYQVRAIASLTRNYDVDGVNLDYIRYPDNEAEFQNDWGYSETSLARFAAETGRSDRPKPTDPQFAQWRRDQVSNLVRKIFLRMYQVDRSDRLSINGITYAYGPQTYGGWEQTRPYLNVLQDWKGWIDEGIIDTVTAMNYKREWMPDQEQMFDEWNRALANYRGDRHVVSGPALYLNEIADSVAQAAEIDALPLDGWMGYAYANASKTAAESEDPAVKDSERSKLAAALRDEVFTDDAVVPEMDWKAEPRTGNISAKVRAPRRLEDQLDVQVTPLGETPGRAQVVRTDGNGWFGVVDLEPGRYRLKVVEPGVRSRVARVRVRAGAVVRAQLRAQR; this is encoded by the coding sequence ATGACCCGTCCCGTAGTCCGTACCCTCGCCGCCGTTGCGGGCATCGCCCTGACGACGACGCTGATCGGCAGCCCACCCAGCTCCGCAGCACAGTCGACCGCGACCGAGCCGCCTGAGCAGTTCCGGGGCTACTGGGTCGACGGGTTCAACGAGGGCATCTACGACGCGGACGAAGTCACCGAACTGGTCGATGCGGCGCAAGACGTCGGCGCCAACGCACTGATCGTCCAAGTCGGGCGCAGGTTCGACTGCTTCTGCAACAACTCGCTGTACCCGCGCTCGGACGAGAAGGGTCTCGACCCGGAGCCGTACGACCCGCTGGCAGAAGTCATTGCGCAGGGCCACGAGGCCGGGCTCGAGGTGCACGCCTGGGTCAACGCGACAACGCTGTGGAACGAGGCCGACCCGCCCGAGTCGTCCGATCACGCGTTCAACAAGCACGGGCTCGACGCACACGGCCGCGACCGCTGGCTCAACAAGCGAGTCGACGGTGAGGAGCTCGTCGGCGACAACTCCTACATGGACCCGGCGAACCCCGATGCCGTCGACTACCAGGTGCGCGCGATCGCATCGCTCACGCGCAACTACGACGTCGACGGCGTGAACCTCGACTACATCCGCTACCCCGACAACGAAGCGGAGTTCCAGAACGACTGGGGTTACTCGGAGACGTCGCTCGCCCGGTTTGCGGCCGAGACCGGGCGATCCGACCGGCCGAAGCCGACCGATCCGCAGTTCGCACAGTGGCGTAGAGACCAGGTGAGCAACCTGGTTCGCAAGATCTTCCTCCGGATGTACCAGGTCGATCGAAGCGATCGACTCAGCATCAACGGCATCACCTATGCGTACGGTCCGCAGACGTACGGCGGATGGGAACAGACCCGGCCGTACCTGAATGTGCTGCAGGACTGGAAGGGCTGGATCGACGAAGGCATCATCGACACGGTCACGGCGATGAACTACAAGCGCGAGTGGATGCCCGACCAGGAGCAGATGTTCGACGAGTGGAACCGCGCGCTCGCGAACTATCGCGGCGACCGCCACGTCGTCTCCGGCCCCGCGCTCTACCTGAACGAGATCGCCGACTCCGTGGCTCAGGCCGCAGAGATCGACGCGCTGCCTCTCGACGGCTGGATGGGATACGCGTACGCGAACGCGTCGAAGACGGCGGCAGAGTCCGAGGACCCTGCGGTCAAGGACTCGGAACGCTCGAAGCTCGCGGCCGCCCTGCGTGACGAGGTGTTCACCGACGACGCCGTCGTGCCGGAGATGGATTGGAAGGCCGAGCCGCGTACAGGCAACATCTCCGCGAAGGTACGGGCGCCGCGCCGACTCGAGGACCAGCTGGACGTCCAGGTGACGCCGCTCGGCGAGACACCCGGACGTGCACAGGTGGTGCGTACCGACGGCAACGGATGGTTCGGTGTCGTCGACCTCGAGCCGGGCAGGTATCGGCTGAAGGTCGTCGAGCCCGGTGTGCGCAGTCGCGTCGCGCGGGTCCGCGTACGTGCAGGCGCCGTCGTACGCGCCCAACTGCGGGCTCAGAGGTAG